One Arvicanthis niloticus isolate mArvNil1 chromosome 3, mArvNil1.pat.X, whole genome shotgun sequence DNA segment encodes these proteins:
- the LOC143441687 gene encoding uncharacterized protein LOC143441687, producing MATTSPRGASGYSYSCSERRCAGRTPPPCSGKTWATLARRPRLRRPASLAPGAPHAHPPARGHLLGPAAVQPRAPSRRRPGSSRWPRPLRPGAARLPRRLRLARLEPQPGAALLVLPPSALRFPSAPGLRRRARRRRSW from the coding sequence ATGGCGACGACCTCGCCCCGCGGCGCTAGCGGCTACAGCTACTCGTGCTCGGAGCGCCGCTGCGCCGGCCGGACTCCTCCGCCATGTTCCGGCAAAACTTGGGCGACTTTGGCGCGCCGGCCGCGTCTACGCCGTCCCGCCTCGCTCGCGCCCGGGGCCCCGCACGCACACCCGCCCGCCCGCGGTCACCTGCTGGGGCCAGCGGCCGTGCAGCCCCGCGCGCCCTCCCGGCGCCGCCCCGGCTCCTCCCGCTGGCCGCGCCCTCTGCGCCCTGGGGCCGCCCGCCTCCCCCGCCGGCTCCGCCTCGCCCGGCTGGAGCCGCAGCCCGGAGCTGCCCTGCTTGTCCTCCCACCGTCGGCTCTGCGATTCCCCAGCGCTCCCGGGCTGCGCCGCCGAGcgcggaggaggaggagctggtga